One Oryzomonas sagensis DNA segment encodes these proteins:
- a CDS encoding DUF4177 domain-containing protein, producing MPTYKVIELGTVTEEAIEETLNEWSAKGWRFDSMQFAMRDSSRRPSMAFVLFTREQAEKNSP from the coding sequence ATGCCGACCTATAAAGTGATCGAACTGGGTACCGTTACCGAAGAGGCCATCGAAGAGACGCTCAACGAATGGAGCGCAAAGGGGTGGCGCTTCGACAGCATGCAGTTTGCCATGCGCGACTCCAGCCGGAGGCCGAGCATGGCCTTTGTGCTGTTCACGCGGGAACAGGCGGAGAAAAACTCACCATGA
- a CDS encoding IclR family transcriptional regulator, producing MAKKEKAEYLIQAVSHALDLLEQFHGETDELGVTELSKRLKLHKNNVFRLLATLEARGYIEQNRVTENYRLGLKTLELGQTFIRQMGLLRQSKPILEALVKECNETTYVAILKDFNIIYLDAVETDMTVRVVPRVGSRLPAYCTAAGKVQIAHMSDEELENYLPPREIKQYTKNTVTDRDLLKKQLKTIAEQGYAIDNEELDVGVKCVSAPIRDYTRRIIGAVSISGPSMRFTDERLEKELIPLVTKAAKEISSKLGFQ from the coding sequence ATGGCAAAGAAAGAAAAAGCGGAATATCTCATTCAGGCCGTCTCCCACGCCCTTGACCTGCTGGAGCAATTCCACGGCGAAACGGACGAGTTGGGCGTCACCGAACTCAGCAAACGCCTGAAACTGCATAAAAACAACGTATTCAGGCTTCTTGCGACGCTGGAGGCGCGGGGCTACATCGAGCAGAACCGTGTGACCGAGAACTATCGCCTCGGCCTCAAGACCCTGGAACTCGGGCAGACCTTCATCCGCCAAATGGGCCTTCTGCGTCAGTCGAAACCGATTCTGGAAGCCCTGGTCAAGGAGTGCAACGAGACCACCTACGTGGCGATCCTCAAGGACTTCAACATCATCTACCTGGATGCGGTGGAGACCGACATGACCGTCCGCGTCGTCCCGCGGGTCGGCTCAAGGCTGCCGGCCTACTGCACCGCCGCGGGCAAGGTTCAGATCGCCCATATGAGCGACGAGGAGTTGGAAAACTACCTCCCGCCCAGAGAGATCAAGCAGTACACGAAGAATACCGTTACCGACCGCGACCTTCTCAAAAAACAGTTGAAGACCATCGCCGAGCAGGGCTACGCCATCGACAACGAGGAACTGGATGTGGGCGTCAAGTGCGTCAGCGCGCCGATCCGCGACTATACCCGCCGGATCATAGGCGCGGTCAGCATCTCCGGTCCGTCCATGCGCTTCACGGACGAACGCCTGGAAAAGGAACTCATCCCGCTGGTGACAAAGGCCGCCAAGGAGATATCCTCCAAGCTCGGTTTTCAATAA
- a CDS encoding universal stress protein — protein sequence MLNLRKKILVAIDGSPQSDKAAEEAVRLAAGNKSQFKSHIYAMLVLPNSPTSTYADFVPSAPVTETEQWDDLRRRIFYVIEKSASEHDIPLEMIVEYGEPAEKLIEFARREHIDVIAIGSSGKGFIQRRLKGSVSHRVASSAPCSVYIVRG from the coding sequence ATGCTGAACCTGAGAAAAAAGATCCTCGTCGCCATCGACGGTTCGCCGCAATCGGATAAGGCGGCCGAAGAAGCGGTCAGACTTGCCGCCGGCAACAAAAGCCAGTTCAAAAGCCACATCTACGCCATGCTGGTGTTGCCCAACTCCCCGACGTCGACCTACGCCGATTTCGTGCCGTCCGCCCCGGTTACCGAGACGGAACAGTGGGACGATCTGCGCCGCCGCATCTTCTACGTCATCGAGAAAAGTGCCTCCGAGCACGATATTCCCCTGGAGATGATCGTCGAGTACGGTGAACCGGCCGAGAAACTGATCGAATTTGCCAGGCGCGAGCACATCGATGTGATCGCCATCGGCAGTTCGGGCAAGGGGTTCATCCAGCGCCGCCTCAAGGGGAGCGTTTCCCACCGCGTGGCAAGCAGCGCCCCCTGCTCCGTGTATATCGTCAGGGGCTGA
- a CDS encoding polysaccharide deacetylase family protein, protein MLLLRFACCLLIAVSSWFAAPAASAAEEFRVPILLYHRFGPTVADGMTVTTPVFASHMKYLHDNGYTVIPLRRLVDYYRGKAPAPKPKSVVIVTDDAHKSVYSYMLPVIRTYGYPVTVFAYPSAISNAKYAMTWEQLRELKKTGLFDIQSHTYWHPNFKKERRKLSSAAYDKFVTTQLVKSKVKLESELGAKVDLLAWPFGIYDDYLIKKAVEAGYVASFTIERRHATPRDPIMKLPRYLLINSDSGKAFIQLMEGNAVKRNVVY, encoded by the coding sequence ATGCTGTTGTTGCGTTTCGCATGTTGTTTGTTGATCGCCGTTTCTTCCTGGTTTGCCGCCCCTGCCGCTTCCGCCGCCGAAGAGTTCCGCGTTCCGATCCTGCTCTACCACCGCTTCGGCCCCACGGTTGCCGACGGCATGACCGTCACGACCCCGGTCTTCGCGTCCCATATGAAATACCTGCACGACAACGGTTATACCGTTATTCCGCTCCGTCGCCTTGTGGACTATTACCGCGGCAAGGCCCCGGCTCCAAAACCGAAATCGGTGGTCATCGTCACGGATGATGCCCATAAATCCGTGTATAGCTACATGCTGCCCGTTATTCGCACCTATGGCTATCCGGTTACGGTCTTTGCCTACCCTTCCGCCATTTCCAACGCAAAGTACGCCATGACCTGGGAACAGTTGCGGGAACTGAAGAAGACCGGGCTCTTCGATATCCAGTCCCATACCTACTGGCACCCGAACTTCAAGAAAGAACGGAGAAAGCTCAGCAGCGCGGCCTATGACAAGTTCGTCACGACACAGCTTGTGAAGTCCAAGGTCAAACTCGAGTCGGAGCTTGGCGCAAAGGTTGACCTGCTCGCCTGGCCTTTCGGCATCTACGACGATTACCTGATCAAAAAGGCCGTTGAGGCCGGCTACGTGGCCAGCTTCACCATCGAGCGCCGTCATGCGACGCCCCGCGACCCGATCATGAAACTCCCCCGCTACCTGCTGATCAACTCCGACAGCGGCAAGGCGTTCATCCAGCTTATGGAGGGGAATGCCGTCAAACGGAACGTTGTCTACTAG
- a CDS encoding MarR family winged helix-turn-helix transcriptional regulator: MQPTPALVAEIIDNLRRVFQVVNEQSKRVERETGLTGPQLWAIKVIAENAPIKISELARRMYLHPATIVGIVDRLEKRGLVERERCSKDRRVVHVGLTDAGRQVVVTSPEVAQGLLVRGLEVLPDVELRTIAGGFERMVKILGAQEIPPHLLLSPEVNLPRNRPLAGQK, encoded by the coding sequence ATGCAGCCAACACCCGCTTTGGTCGCGGAAATCATCGACAATCTGCGGCGCGTATTTCAGGTCGTCAACGAGCAATCCAAGAGGGTTGAACGGGAAACCGGCCTGACGGGCCCGCAGTTGTGGGCAATCAAGGTCATTGCCGAGAACGCGCCGATCAAGATATCGGAACTGGCCCGTAGAATGTATCTGCATCCCGCCACGATCGTCGGGATCGTCGACCGGCTTGAAAAGCGGGGGCTCGTTGAGCGGGAGCGGTGCAGCAAGGACCGGCGGGTGGTGCATGTCGGGCTGACGGACGCTGGCAGGCAGGTTGTGGTGACCTCGCCGGAGGTGGCCCAGGGGCTTCTCGTCAGGGGGCTGGAAGTCCTGCCCGATGTGGAGTTGCGTACGATTGCGGGTGGTTTCGAGCGGATGGTCAAGATATTGGGTGCTCAGGAGATTCCTCCCCACCTGCTCCTGTCTCCCGAGGTCAACCTGCCGCGAAACCGGCCGTTGGCCGGTCAGAAATAG
- a CDS encoding PilZ domain-containing protein, producing the protein MENTRISERIEAPLDIKVTWPAAQQVKRAVTRDFSDSGAFVLVAFEPHPPVDTEMHLQLNGLVLGKEPPVLKARVVRVTDEGVAFRFVRDEAE; encoded by the coding sequence ATGGAGAATACGCGCATCAGCGAACGGATCGAAGCCCCGCTGGATATAAAAGTCACCTGGCCCGCAGCGCAGCAGGTCAAGCGGGCTGTTACCAGGGACTTCAGCGATAGCGGGGCGTTTGTCCTCGTTGCGTTCGAGCCCCACCCGCCGGTGGATACCGAAATGCACCTGCAACTGAACGGATTGGTTCTGGGCAAGGAACCGCCGGTGCTCAAGGCGCGGGTGGTGCGGGTCACGGACGAGGGGGTGGCATTCCGGTTTGTACGGGATGAAGCGGAGTAA
- the proC gene encoding pyrroline-5-carboxylate reductase — translation MLDGKTIGFIGGGNMAEAIIKGLLAGGFSPAAVVVAEPTPLRREFLASTYGVELHEENLDIARRADIILLAVKPQVAASVLAGLEQVISPDKLIISIMAGISTGFIEESFNNGARVVRVMPNTPALIQAAATAICPGRKATQQDLEIAREIFSRVGTVVTLAEKLMDAVTGLSGSGPGYVFAFIEALADAGVKNGLPRDVAAQLAVQTVAGSARMAAETGEHPALLREKVTSPGGTTIAGLHTLENGRFRGLIMDAVDSASQRSKELSGK, via the coding sequence ATGCTTGACGGAAAGACTATCGGATTCATTGGCGGCGGCAACATGGCCGAGGCGATCATCAAGGGTCTCCTGGCCGGGGGCTTTTCGCCGGCCGCCGTCGTGGTGGCCGAGCCCACCCCGCTCCGCAGGGAGTTCCTCGCCAGCACCTACGGCGTGGAACTCCACGAAGAAAATCTTGACATCGCCCGCCGGGCCGACATCATCCTCCTGGCCGTAAAACCGCAGGTGGCGGCCAGTGTCCTGGCCGGACTGGAACAGGTCATCTCGCCGGACAAACTGATCATCTCCATCATGGCCGGCATTTCGACCGGCTTTATCGAGGAAAGCTTCAACAACGGCGCACGGGTCGTGCGGGTGATGCCCAATACCCCGGCCCTGATCCAGGCAGCAGCCACGGCCATCTGCCCCGGCCGAAAAGCCACGCAGCAGGATCTGGAGATTGCCCGTGAGATTTTCTCCCGGGTCGGCACGGTCGTCACCCTCGCGGAAAAGCTGATGGACGCGGTAACCGGACTGTCCGGCAGCGGCCCGGGCTACGTCTTTGCCTTCATCGAGGCCTTAGCCGACGCCGGGGTAAAAAACGGCCTGCCGCGGGACGTGGCCGCCCAGTTGGCGGTGCAGACCGTGGCCGGCTCCGCCCGCATGGCAGCGGAAACCGGCGAGCACCCGGCACTGCTGCGGGAAAAGGTGACATCCCCCGGCGGGACCACCATCGCGGGCCTGCACACCTTGGAAAACGGCCGTTTCCGGGGTCTTATCATGGACGCAGTGGACAGCGCCAGCCAACGTTCAAAAGAATTATCGGGAAAATAG
- a CDS encoding EamA family transporter, whose product MFKTVIIMFMAVSAGTVGDILLAKGMKEMGDISAMNLRGIMDAAFRALTTPKLIMGTVMLAIFFFLWLAVLSWEDLSVALPMQALNYVLVAFLSQYFLHETVTPLRWAGTALVCVGVMMITKSGGAQ is encoded by the coding sequence ATGTTTAAGACCGTGATTATCATGTTCATGGCGGTAAGCGCCGGAACCGTGGGCGATATCCTGCTGGCCAAGGGGATGAAGGAGATGGGGGACATATCGGCCATGAACCTGCGGGGCATCATGGATGCGGCCTTCAGGGCGCTGACCACCCCCAAGCTCATTATGGGCACCGTCATGCTGGCCATCTTTTTCTTCCTCTGGCTGGCGGTGCTTTCCTGGGAGGACCTGTCGGTGGCGCTCCCCATGCAGGCCCTCAACTATGTGCTGGTGGCGTTCCTGTCCCAGTATTTCCTGCATGAAACCGTGACGCCCCTGCGTTGGGCCGGCACCGCACTGGTCTGCGTCGGGGTGATGATGATCACCAAAAGTGGCGGAGCGCAGTAG
- the hpnK gene encoding hopanoid biosynthesis-associated protein HpnK yields MKQLIITSDDFGLSPGVNAAVEKAWRDGILTCASIMPGGAAFDEAVAIAHRNPGLQVGLHLTLVQGSAVLPIDEIPGLVDEAGAFRDNPVAAGMRYFFDKGLYKQLRREIEAQIGRVKDAGIPVTHIDGHLNIHLHPTVFAFLRELMPRYGITSLRLSRERLMHNLTFNRERIAGKALERIIFGALSSQALPALKRLGIRHAGEVKGVFNSGRMNEEYLLNILDGLDGGLTEIYFHPGILPDSEITRRMPDYHHEDELAAITSQQVRQKLAALKIELTNYRGDRKPYV; encoded by the coding sequence ATGAAACAGCTCATCATCACCTCCGACGACTTCGGCCTCTCCCCCGGCGTCAACGCCGCCGTGGAGAAGGCCTGGCGCGACGGCATCCTGACCTGCGCCTCGATCATGCCAGGCGGGGCGGCGTTCGACGAAGCGGTGGCGATCGCCCACCGCAATCCCGGCCTGCAGGTGGGCCTGCACCTGACCCTGGTCCAGGGTTCGGCCGTGCTGCCGATCGATGAAATCCCCGGCCTGGTGGATGAGGCGGGCGCCTTCAGGGACAACCCCGTGGCCGCCGGCATGCGCTATTTTTTCGACAAGGGGCTGTACAAACAGTTGCGACGGGAGATCGAGGCCCAAATCGGGCGGGTGAAGGATGCCGGCATCCCCGTGACCCACATCGACGGCCACCTCAATATCCATCTGCACCCCACGGTATTCGCGTTCCTCCGGGAGTTGATGCCCCGCTACGGCATCACCAGCCTCCGCCTCTCGCGGGAGCGCCTCATGCACAACCTGACCTTCAACCGTGAGCGCATCGCGGGAAAGGCCCTGGAGCGGATCATTTTCGGGGCACTCTCCTCCCAGGCCCTGCCGGCGCTGAAACGGCTGGGTATCCGCCATGCGGGAGAGGTCAAGGGGGTGTTCAACTCCGGACGGATGAACGAGGAGTACCTCCTCAACATCCTGGACGGACTGGACGGGGGGCTGACGGAGATCTACTTCCATCCCGGCATCCTGCCGGACAGCGAGATCACCCGACGGATGCCGGATTACCACCATGAAGACGAACTGGCAGCCATCACCAGCCAGCAGGTCAGACAGAAACTTGCTGCTTTAAAAATTGAATTGACCAATTATCGGGGAGACAGGAAACCGTATGTTTAA
- the hpnJ gene encoding hopanoid biosynthesis associated radical SAM protein HpnJ, whose amino-acid sequence MKPLFLNPPTFEDFDGGAGARYQASREVTSFWYPTWLCYPAGMIEGSRVVDAPVQRLSIEECLAIAKDYDLVVMYTSTPTLKIDIETARRIKAQKPATVTVLTGPHVTILPEESLKAGAGVIDIVCRGEFDYAVKELCEGREWESVEGISFLRDGKAVNTPDRPILTDLDALPFVAPIYKRDLPINDYVIPHFKSPYVAIYTSRGCPAKCTFCLWPQTYSGQKMRTRSPQSVFEEVKWIKENLPEVRDISFDDDTFSADKKHARAVAELIKPLGVSWVINARANCDYETLKVMRDAGLHHVIVGFESGNAQILKNIKKGVTKEQAIQFVKDCKKLGITIHGAFIMGLPGETKETIQETIAYAKMLDLESIQVSLASPYPGTEFFEQCKREGWIASDAYIDDTGHQMCVINYPHLSNAEIFKAVEDFYNKFYFRPKYILRSIGKMIVNGEERRKLLKEGKQYLDYMRKRKQTAS is encoded by the coding sequence ATGAAACCACTCTTTTTAAATCCCCCCACCTTCGAGGACTTTGACGGCGGCGCCGGCGCCCGCTACCAGGCATCACGCGAGGTGACCTCATTCTGGTACCCCACCTGGCTCTGTTATCCGGCCGGGATGATCGAGGGGAGCCGCGTCGTCGACGCACCGGTGCAGCGTCTCTCCATCGAGGAGTGCCTGGCTATTGCCAAGGATTACGACCTGGTGGTGATGTACACCTCCACGCCGACCCTGAAGATCGATATCGAGACCGCACGCCGCATCAAAGCCCAGAAGCCGGCAACCGTCACGGTCCTGACCGGCCCGCACGTCACCATCCTGCCGGAGGAATCCCTCAAGGCCGGCGCAGGCGTCATCGACATCGTCTGCCGCGGCGAGTTCGATTACGCCGTCAAGGAGCTGTGCGAGGGGCGGGAGTGGGAGAGCGTGGAGGGGATCAGCTTCCTGCGCGACGGCAAGGCGGTGAATACCCCGGATCGGCCGATTCTGACCGATCTGGACGCGCTGCCGTTCGTGGCGCCGATCTACAAGCGCGACCTGCCGATCAATGACTACGTCATTCCGCACTTCAAGAGCCCATACGTGGCGATCTACACCAGCCGGGGCTGCCCGGCCAAATGTACCTTCTGCCTCTGGCCCCAGACCTATTCCGGCCAGAAGATGCGCACCCGCTCCCCCCAGAGCGTCTTTGAGGAGGTCAAATGGATCAAGGAAAACCTCCCCGAGGTTCGGGACATCTCCTTTGACGACGACACCTTCTCGGCGGACAAGAAACACGCCCGCGCAGTGGCCGAACTGATCAAGCCCCTGGGCGTCTCATGGGTGATCAATGCCCGCGCCAACTGCGACTACGAGACCCTCAAGGTCATGCGCGACGCCGGCCTGCACCATGTCATCGTCGGTTTCGAGAGCGGCAACGCCCAGATCCTCAAGAACATCAAGAAGGGGGTCACCAAGGAACAGGCCATCCAGTTCGTCAAGGATTGCAAAAAACTGGGGATCACCATCCATGGCGCCTTTATCATGGGGCTGCCGGGCGAAACGAAGGAGACCATTCAGGAAACCATCGCCTACGCCAAGATGCTGGACCTGGAGTCGATCCAGGTGTCCCTGGCCTCCCCCTACCCCGGCACCGAGTTCTTCGAGCAGTGCAAGCGGGAGGGGTGGATCGCCTCGGACGCCTACATCGACGACACCGGGCACCAGATGTGCGTCATCAACTACCCCCACCTCTCCAACGCCGAAATCTTCAAGGCGGTGGAAGATTTCTACAACAAGTTCTACTTCCGGCCGAAATACATCCTGCGCAGCATCGGCAAGATGATCGTCAACGGCGAGGAACGCAGAAAGCTGCTCAAGGAAGGCAAACAGTACCTTGACTACATGCGCAAGCGCAAACAGACGGCATCCTGA
- a CDS encoding ComEA family DNA-binding protein yields the protein MKKTLFKTAMTVVSLLLAFGLSFAADATPPAKPAAASAKAKTDSAKAAPVAKTAPVDINSAGEAELKAIPGIGDAYAAKIVAGRPYANKTQLKSRNILPAQVYEKVKDRIVAKQPKK from the coding sequence ATGAAGAAAACCCTGTTCAAAACAGCCATGACCGTTGTTTCGTTGCTCTTGGCCTTCGGCCTCTCCTTTGCCGCCGACGCCACGCCCCCTGCCAAGCCTGCCGCCGCGTCGGCAAAGGCCAAGACCGACAGCGCCAAGGCCGCGCCGGTCGCAAAAACGGCGCCGGTGGACATCAACAGCGCCGGGGAGGCGGAACTGAAGGCGATCCCGGGCATCGGCGACGCCTACGCCGCCAAGATCGTCGCCGGCCGCCCCTATGCCAACAAGACCCAGCTCAAGTCCCGCAATATCCTGCCCGCCCAGGTCTACGAAAAGGTCAAGGACCGCATCGTCGCCAAACAGCCGAAAAAATAG
- a CDS encoding alpha/beta fold hydrolase, with protein MADQTLKAGEGYFHPFSGDGIHYRVTGNGRRHVLFLHGFAASLHTWDDLVPFFPADEYTLHLLDLKGHGGSLKQCRGDYSTRHNARIVCAYIRSRALNSVSVVGHSFGGLVGMSAALDCPQISRLVLIDSPGFPQAFPRFMRILRIPFLGPLFMAFLPPRRLARKGLESVFYRHERITERLVERYAAGYGGLAAAHALAETVRQMIPDDVEQMTYRYAGLAIPVQILWGEHDRVVKPWQGHKLHQEIAGSRLTTIADCGHNPHEERPERTFNLIRAFLAGGTG; from the coding sequence ATGGCTGACCAGACACTAAAGGCCGGGGAGGGATATTTCCACCCTTTCTCCGGCGACGGCATCCATTACCGTGTGACCGGAAACGGCCGCCGCCACGTCCTGTTCCTGCACGGCTTCGCCGCTTCGCTGCATACCTGGGACGACCTCGTGCCGTTTTTCCCGGCCGACGAGTACACCCTCCACCTGTTGGACCTCAAGGGGCACGGCGGGTCGCTGAAACAGTGCCGGGGCGATTATTCGACCCGGCACAACGCCCGTATCGTCTGTGCATATATCCGTTCCCGCGCCTTGAACAGCGTGAGTGTGGTAGGCCACTCCTTCGGCGGGCTGGTGGGGATGTCCGCAGCCCTGGACTGCCCGCAGATCTCCCGCCTGGTCCTGATCGATTCTCCCGGTTTCCCCCAGGCGTTCCCCCGTTTCATGCGTATCCTGCGCATCCCGTTTCTCGGCCCGCTGTTCATGGCATTCCTGCCCCCCCGCCGGCTCGCCCGCAAGGGGCTTGAATCGGTCTTTTACCGGCACGAACGGATTACGGAACGGCTCGTCGAACGCTACGCCGCCGGGTACGGCGGTCTGGCGGCGGCTCATGCCCTGGCGGAAACCGTACGGCAGATGATACCGGATGATGTGGAACAGATGACCTACCGATATGCCGGCCTCGCCATTCCGGTCCAGATCCTGTGGGGAGAGCACGACCGGGTCGTCAAACCATGGCAGGGACACAAGCTGCATCAGGAGATAGCCGGTTCCCGGCTCACCACCATCGCCGACTGCGGCCACAACCCCCACGAGGAGCGACCCGAAAGAACGTTCAACCTGATCCGGGCGTTCCTGGCCGGCGGCACCGGTTGA
- a CDS encoding DUF4350 domain-containing protein: MNKTPLALSLIFALILTALPSFAAAVPSTVIFDQGHGQRFTTGDPGELQLSKLADTLRASGAAITTTTAPLSDEVLTGAAGLVISGAFKPLQPEEVEAVARFVQNGGRLAVMLHIAPPLGNLLARLGIDSSNSVLHERQNVIDSDLNFRVTDLSPTPLFSGVNSFSAYGVWAIRPGTSSSAIARTSPEAWVDLNGDKVLSRGDAVGAFAVVVMGPLGKGEFTVFGDDAIFQNRFLDDNNRKLAANLGIWLTRH, translated from the coding sequence ATGAACAAAACGCCACTCGCACTCAGCCTCATATTCGCACTGATTCTGACCGCTTTACCATCGTTTGCCGCAGCGGTGCCCTCGACCGTCATCTTCGACCAGGGGCACGGCCAGCGTTTTACGACCGGCGATCCGGGGGAACTCCAACTCTCAAAGCTGGCTGACACCCTGCGGGCCTCCGGGGCCGCCATCACGACGACCACAGCCCCCCTGAGCGACGAGGTCCTCACGGGCGCAGCCGGGCTGGTCATATCCGGCGCCTTCAAACCGCTTCAGCCGGAGGAGGTCGAGGCGGTTGCCCGCTTTGTGCAGAACGGGGGGAGATTGGCCGTCATGCTGCACATAGCCCCTCCCCTGGGCAACCTGCTGGCCCGACTGGGAATCGATTCTTCCAACTCGGTCCTGCACGAGCGCCAAAACGTCATCGACAGCGATTTGAACTTCCGCGTCACCGACCTTTCCCCCACCCCCCTCTTCTCGGGTGTCAACAGCTTCTCGGCCTATGGCGTCTGGGCCATCAGGCCCGGCACGTCATCCAGCGCCATCGCCCGCACCTCGCCCGAGGCATGGGTTGACCTGAACGGCGACAAGGTCCTGTCCAGGGGGGACGCCGTGGGCGCCTTCGCGGTCGTTGTCATGGGGCCCCTGGGAAAAGGCGAGTTTACGGTCTTCGGGGACGACGCCATCTTCCAGAACCGGTTCCTGGATGACAACAACCGGAAACTGGCGGCCAATCTGGGAATATGGCTGACCAGACACTAA
- a CDS encoding DUF3108 domain-containing protein: MSKPASVVFLAVMLALCAGLAVLPRSVSAFPMPERLEFEISYTGIPAGRAVQEVTLEGSEVHIVSTARSADWLKVFFPVEDRIESVLISGSPPLYIGVPRLYRERIREGWTRFQKDAVFDRRKLEVRTKDLLKNSETTKSITRRTYDTLSSFFYFRSIPLQVGTSYYIDIFDCKKLWNTEVRVLRREVIETPLGRFKTVVIKPLLKSEGIFARTGDMYIWLTDDDRRIPVLMKSKVKIGSITATLVGGTYWPNKK, encoded by the coding sequence ATGAGTAAACCGGCGAGTGTCGTTTTTCTGGCGGTGATGCTGGCGCTCTGCGCAGGGCTGGCGGTGCTGCCTCGCTCTGTATCGGCCTTTCCGATGCCGGAGCGTTTGGAGTTCGAGATTTCCTACACCGGCATCCCGGCTGGCCGGGCGGTGCAGGAGGTAACCCTCGAAGGCAGCGAGGTGCATATCGTGTCCACCGCCAGGTCCGCCGACTGGCTGAAGGTCTTTTTCCCGGTGGAAGACCGGATAGAATCGGTGCTGATTTCAGGTTCGCCGCCCCTCTATATCGGGGTGCCCCGGTTGTATCGCGAGCGTATCCGCGAGGGGTGGACCCGCTTCCAAAAGGATGCGGTCTTCGACCGCCGGAAGCTTGAGGTCCGCACCAAGGACCTGTTGAAGAACAGTGAAACGACCAAGAGCATCACGAGGCGGACCTACGACACCCTGTCCAGCTTTTTCTATTTTCGTTCCATCCCGCTCCAGGTGGGCACGTCCTATTATATCGATATATTCGATTGCAAAAAGCTGTGGAACACTGAAGTGCGGGTTCTGCGTCGGGAAGTGATCGAGACCCCTCTGGGGAGGTTCAAGACGGTGGTGATCAAGCCGCTGCTCAAGTCGGAGGGAATCTTTGCCCGCACCGGCGACATGTATATCTGGCTGACGGACGATGACCGTCGCATACCGGTACTGATGAAATCCAAGGTCAAGATCGGCAGCATCACAGCCACCCTGGTGGGCGGAACCTACTGGCCGAACAAGAAGTAG
- a CDS encoding methyl-accepting chemotaxis protein, which produces MGIFGGANKREIEAKDAEISKLEQMMDNVDNIVMLCDTTTDNKIFYMNRKAKELLSRHRSELNAGLGGADAGNAFGNSIHQYHKDPSRIRRLFGNPRTDLPHTAEIPIGSVTLRTTAYPVWDSLDSSKVLCYMACWSDITAEKAVVEHQRREIERKNYLETRVEQIATAMEEMSMTVNEVARNTTNASDSAANVAANAYDGQKIVNQAVREMQKVAEIVRSSAAIVGDLGAKSEKISEFVTVINEIAEQTNLLALNAAIEAARAGEQGRGFAVVADEVRRLADRTMASTKKIGAMVAEIQTGAAEAVESIEKGKNEAEGSERLSKHVEESLNGIVVSIDQIKDVISQIATASEEQAATATVIAGNLEEISHGG; this is translated from the coding sequence ATGGGTATATTCGGAGGCGCGAACAAACGGGAGATTGAGGCTAAGGACGCGGAAATCTCCAAACTGGAGCAGATGATGGACAATGTGGACAACATCGTCATGCTCTGCGATACGACGACCGATAACAAGATCTTCTACATGAACAGGAAGGCCAAGGAACTGCTCAGCCGGCACCGCAGTGAACTCAACGCCGGGTTGGGCGGGGCCGATGCGGGCAATGCCTTCGGTAATTCCATCCACCAGTACCACAAGGACCCTTCCCGTATCCGCCGCTTGTTCGGCAATCCCCGGACGGATTTGCCCCACACCGCCGAGATACCCATCGGCAGCGTCACCCTGCGGACGACGGCCTACCCGGTTTGGGATAGCCTGGATTCCTCCAAGGTCTTGTGCTATATGGCCTGCTGGAGCGACATTACGGCCGAGAAGGCGGTGGTGGAACATCAGCGCCGGGAGATCGAGCGCAAGAACTACCTGGAGACCAGGGTCGAGCAGATCGCCACGGCCATGGAAGAGATGAGCATGACCGTCAACGAGGTGGCCCGCAACACGACCAATGCCTCGGATTCGGCCGCCAACGTCGCCGCAAATGCCTACGATGGGCAGAAGATCGTCAACCAGGCGGTCAGGGAGATGCAGAAGGTGGCCGAGATCGTCCGCAGTTCGGCCGCCATCGTCGGCGACCTGGGGGCGAAATCGGAAAAGATCAGCGAGTTTGTCACGGTGATCAATGAAATAGCCGAGCAGACCAACCTGCTGGCCCTCAACGCGGCCATCGAAGCGGCCCGCGCCGGTGAACAAGGCCGCGGGTTCGCCGTCGTCGCCGACGAGGTCCGCCGCCTGGCGGATCGCACCATGGCATCGACCAAGAAGATCGGCGCCATGGTCGCGGAGATTCAGACCGGAGCCGCCGAGGCGGTGGAGTCCATCGAAAAGGGGAAGAACGAGGCAGAAGGGAGCGAGCGTCTTTCCAAACATGTGGAGGAATCCTTGAATGGGATCGTCGTTTCCATCGATCAGATCAAGGACGTGATCTCCCAGATTGCCACCGCATCCGAGGAGCAGGCTGCCACGGCAACGGTCATTGCCGGCAATCTCGAAGAAATCTCCCACGGGGGGTGA